A genomic window from Lotus japonicus ecotype B-129 chromosome 1, LjGifu_v1.2 includes:
- the LOC130730965 gene encoding rhicadhesin receptor-like, which yields MKLVVLLLLTLTTFTAASDPDSLQDICVADLSSAIKVNGFVCKSASAVKETDFFSAILAKPGATNTTFGSVVTGANVEKIPGLNTLGVSISRIDYAPGGLNPPHTHPRATEVVFVLEGQLDVGFITTANVLIAKTINKGEIFVFPKGLVHYQKNNGYWPASVISAFNSQLPGTVSIPLALFAAKPPVPDNVLTKAFQTSTEEVEKIKANLAPKK from the exons ATGAAGCTGGTGGTGTTGCTGCTTCTGACATTGACCACCTTCACTGCAGCATCAGATCCTGATTCTCTACAAGATATCTGTGTCGCAGACCTATCCTCCG CAATTAAGGTGAATGGATTCGTCTGCAAAAGCGCTTCCGCAGTAAAAGAAACTGATTTCTTCTCAGCCATACTAGCCAAACCAGGTGCAACAAACACCACCTTCGGCTCTGTGGTGACCGGAGCCAACGTTGAGAAAATCCCAGGACTCAACACTCTTGGCGTGTCGATTTCAAGGATTGATTATGCCCCCGGCGGCCTCAACCCACCTCACACTCACCCACGTGCCACCGAGGTGGTGTTTGTGCTCGAAGGACAATTAGATGTGGGGTTCATCACCACAGCCAATGTGCTCATAGCAAAGACCATAAACAAGGGTGAGATATTTGTGTTCCCAAAAGGCTTGGTTCACTACCAGAAGAACAATGGTTACTGGCCTGCTTCTGTGATTTCAGCCTTCAATAGCCAATTGCCTGGCACAGTGTCCATTCCTCTGGCTTTGTTTGCAGCCAAGCCACCGGTTCCAGACAATGTGTTGACCAAGGCTTTTCAGACAAGTACTGAGGAGGTTGAAAAAATCAAGGCTAACCTTG